In Nitrosophilus alvini, the following are encoded in one genomic region:
- a CDS encoding type II secretion system F family protein: MKYYEIEVLLKGKREALLIKAENRQEALHLCKLKKGGVILKIKETAPPLEERIKEWKEKLLVFVKQSKVKPDSLIAAIRQLAVMTNAGIPIYDALKEIANSTMDRNLKEILLKVSEDINSGMSLSESLENFTYELGSLTITLIRLGEQTGNMPEALFTLADILEEIRENVMKFKKAIRYPLITLGAMAIAFVILIMFVVPKFKSIFERFKAELPLPTKILLWLEHTFSTYGLQVLGGFILIISLIIYLYRNNEDIKYKIDKYLLKIYLIKDIIYYATLSRFTLVFTELVSSGIPVAEALDSSVAMVDNSYLKEKLEIVKVLVQRGVSLTEAFKETGLFENMIIQMIAAGESSGQLDAMMRKISDYYRMKFNYILDNMSSYIEPILLTIIAGLVLLLALGIFLPMWDMASAVKGR; encoded by the coding sequence ATGAAATATTACGAAATAGAAGTATTGCTCAAAGGCAAAAGGGAAGCTCTGCTTATAAAAGCGGAAAACAGACAGGAAGCTTTGCATCTGTGTAAGCTAAAAAAAGGCGGTGTTATTTTAAAAATAAAAGAGACTGCTCCTCCGCTTGAAGAGCGTATAAAAGAGTGGAAAGAGAAACTTCTAGTTTTTGTAAAACAGTCTAAGGTAAAACCGGACAGCCTTATCGCAGCAATCAGGCAGCTTGCTGTTATGACAAATGCTGGTATACCAATATATGATGCCTTAAAAGAGATTGCAAACTCCACTATGGACAGAAATCTAAAAGAGATTTTATTGAAAGTCTCAGAAGACATAAACTCGGGAATGAGCCTCTCTGAATCATTAGAAAACTTTACATATGAACTTGGTTCACTTACTATAACTCTTATAAGACTGGGTGAACAGACGGGTAATATGCCGGAGGCCCTATTTACCCTTGCAGATATTCTTGAAGAGATACGCGAAAATGTTATGAAATTCAAAAAAGCGATAAGATATCCTCTTATTACGCTTGGTGCTATGGCTATAGCTTTTGTTATTCTCATTATGTTTGTCGTACCCAAATTCAAATCTATTTTCGAGAGATTTAAAGCAGAACTTCCTCTTCCCACAAAAATACTTCTTTGGCTTGAACATACATTTTCCACATACGGGCTACAGGTGCTGGGAGGATTTATACTCATAATATCGCTGATAATCTATTTATATAGGAATAATGAGGATATTAAATATAAAATCGACAAATATCTTCTCAAAATCTATCTCATAAAAGATATTATATATTATGCTACTTTGAGTAGATTCACTCTTGTTTTTACCGAGCTCGTATCCTCAGGCATACCTGTTGCGGAAGCGTTGGACAGTTCTGTAGCGATGGTAGACAACAGCTATCTTAAAGAGAAACTTGAAATTGTGAAGGTTCTGGTCCAAAGAGGTGTATCTTTAACAGAAGCTTTCAAAGAGACCGGACTGTTCGAAAATATGATAATACAGATGATAGCTGCCGGAGAAAGCTCAGGACAGCTTGATGCTATGATGAGAAAAATCTCTGATTATTACAGGATGAAATTCAACTATATTCTTGATAATATGTCCTCTTATATAGAACCTATACTGCTTACCATTATTGCAGGTCTGGTACTTCTGCTTGCTCTTGGTATATTCCTGCCTATGTGGGATATGGCATCGGCAGTCAAAGGAAGATAA
- a CDS encoding GspE/PulE family protein, protein MEKITSMLIEKSIVPKDILRKIKEDSTKEKNLLHNLIAKGIVTEKYVIKFFGDLLREGSLSIDDIENLPADLKEKILKYLAKILNIEFIDLDSIDIDFRLASKIPLQQLKKFGAIPIKEEDINIYVSFHDPLDISAQEAMQRLFPKKPIKSAISPSKQIERYLNKLELSESVKGLISDIRKEISSGTTNGAEESSAILKLIEIILKTAIISRASDIHIEPTENNCVVRTRIDGILTESFIFDKDIYPPLSSRLKLLANLDIAEKRKPQDGRFSATIMKKEYDFRVSSLPIMTGESIVMRILDKSKAMIKLEDAGMSDYNYNNFVNALKIPYGIILVTGPTGSGKTTTLYGALNMLRSVEKKIITVEDPIEYQMNLVQQSQVQPKIGFTFASALRSILRQDPDIVMVGEIRDQETLRIAVQAALTGHLVLSTLHTNDAISAITRIADMGIEPYMISGALIAIEAQRLVRKICPYCKEKTTILPNVERDIKEFLPENYQFYKGKGCKHCSMTGYMGREMICEVLTISDTLSSMIAREASKEEITNQALKEGFVTMFKDGINKALEGATTIDEVLRVTRLS, encoded by the coding sequence ATGGAAAAAATTACGTCAATGCTGATAGAAAAATCTATTGTACCGAAAGATATTCTCAGAAAGATAAAAGAGGATTCCACAAAAGAGAAAAATCTTCTTCATAATCTTATTGCCAAAGGAATAGTTACAGAAAAATATGTCATAAAATTTTTCGGTGACCTTCTCAGGGAAGGTAGCCTCTCAATTGACGATATCGAAAATCTACCTGCTGATTTGAAAGAAAAAATTCTGAAATATCTTGCAAAAATACTAAATATAGAATTTATTGACTTAGATTCTATCGATATTGATTTCAGACTTGCATCCAAAATCCCTCTTCAGCAGCTAAAAAAGTTCGGTGCAATTCCAATCAAAGAGGAAGATATAAATATCTATGTATCTTTTCACGATCCGCTTGATATCAGCGCTCAGGAAGCAATGCAGCGCCTCTTTCCCAAAAAGCCTATAAAGAGTGCCATTTCTCCTTCCAAACAGATAGAGAGATACCTGAACAAACTGGAGCTTAGCGAAAGTGTAAAGGGACTCATCAGTGACATAAGAAAAGAGATAAGCTCAGGCACTACAAACGGCGCTGAGGAGTCGAGCGCCATACTAAAACTTATAGAAATAATTCTCAAAACAGCAATTATTTCAAGAGCAAGCGACATACATATCGAACCAACTGAAAACAACTGTGTTGTCAGAACCAGAATAGACGGTATTTTGACCGAATCTTTTATATTTGACAAAGATATTTACCCTCCTCTCTCCTCAAGACTGAAACTTCTGGCAAACCTGGATATCGCAGAAAAAAGAAAACCCCAGGATGGAAGATTTTCGGCGACCATTATGAAAAAAGAGTACGACTTCAGGGTATCATCGCTTCCCATTATGACAGGCGAGTCGATCGTTATGAGGATACTGGACAAATCAAAAGCGATGATAAAACTTGAAGATGCGGGAATGAGCGATTACAACTACAACAATTTTGTAAATGCTCTTAAAATTCCTTACGGAATCATACTTGTAACTGGCCCTACGGGAAGCGGTAAAACAACTACCCTCTACGGCGCTTTGAATATGCTTAGAAGTGTGGAAAAAAAGATAATTACAGTAGAAGACCCGATAGAGTATCAGATGAACCTGGTACAGCAGTCACAGGTTCAACCAAAAATAGGCTTTACATTTGCTTCCGCACTTCGTTCTATTTTGAGACAGGATCCGGATATTGTGATGGTTGGGGAGATCAGGGATCAGGAGACATTGAGAATCGCCGTACAGGCAGCTCTTACAGGACACCTAGTTCTTTCCACTCTGCATACAAACGATGCTATCAGCGCTATTACGAGAATAGCCGACATGGGTATAGAACCGTATATGATAAGTGGCGCTCTAATAGCGATAGAGGCCCAAAGACTTGTCAGAAAAATTTGTCCCTACTGCAAAGAAAAAACCACAATATTGCCAAATGTGGAAAGAGATATAAAAGAGTTTTTGCCTGAAAATTATCAGTTTTACAAAGGAAAAGGTTGCAAGCACTGCTCTATGACCGGTTATATGGGAAGAGAGATGATATGCGAAGTCCTAACTATAAGTGATACACTCTCAAGTATGATTGCAAGAGAAGCCAGCAAAGAGGAGATTACAAATCAGGCGCTGAAAGAAGGGTTTGTAACAATGTTCAAAGACGGTATAAACAAGGCTCTTGAAGGTGCAACAACAATAGATGAAGTTCTAAGGGTAACGAGATTGTCATGA
- a CDS encoding CDC27 family protein, which yields MHEIEELEKRWRKYRFKKMVPKLLFLAFVVSVAIFVTVDLSPFKISLKPEKSLVTESYKPKENLPANTVSEKSVSEKNVTAKVTPTYKKTEELNKTKQSPTKTVSIEKTEQNISVKITEEKNETEQKRLFLKPADDFIQHITISENTQNEKKKIEKKPVKKSVQKRKKEVQISKIDKIKIKKQPPSKTIGYIINKFERTKDPQLAVFLSKSYYKDGKYKEALSWAIKANEIDSSNEESWILFAKASVKLGRKNEAINALRAYLSRNDSSSVRIVLDQILSGEFK from the coding sequence ATGCATGAGATAGAAGAACTTGAAAAGAGATGGAGAAAATACAGATTTAAAAAAATGGTACCAAAACTGCTGTTTTTGGCTTTTGTCGTTTCAGTTGCTATTTTTGTTACAGTTGACCTTTCTCCTTTCAAGATATCATTGAAACCCGAAAAATCTTTGGTAACCGAATCGTATAAACCGAAAGAAAATCTACCTGCAAATACCGTATCTGAAAAATCTGTATCTGAAAAAAACGTTACTGCAAAAGTAACTCCTACTTACAAAAAAACAGAGGAGCTCAATAAAACAAAACAGTCCCCGACAAAAACAGTTTCTATTGAAAAGACCGAACAGAATATTTCAGTTAAAATTACTGAAGAAAAAAATGAAACTGAACAAAAGAGACTTTTTTTGAAACCTGCCGATGATTTTATACAACATATAACAATCTCCGAGAATACACAAAATGAGAAAAAAAAGATTGAAAAAAAACCGGTAAAAAAGAGCGTACAAAAGAGAAAAAAAGAGGTGCAAATATCAAAAATAGACAAAATAAAAATCAAAAAACAACCGCCATCCAAAACCATAGGATATATCATAAATAAATTTGAAAGAACAAAAGATCCGCAGCTTGCCGTTTTTTTATCAAAAAGTTACTATAAAGACGGAAAATATAAAGAAGCGCTCAGTTGGGCTATCAAAGCAAACGAAATCGACAGTTCAAATGAGGAGAGCTGGATCTTGTTTGCAAAAGCTTCCGTTAAATTAGGGAGAAAAAATGAGGCGATAAATGCTTTGAGAGCATATCTTTCCAGAAATGACTCTTCAAGTGTAAGAATAGTACTGGATCAGATTTTAAGCGGAGAGTTCAAATGA
- a CDS encoding ATP-binding protein, which produces MNSSIEIEFSKAKDVFVDHIDSKNFINLDQSVYFLEKLKSTIKKPLKMILLYGPPGTGKSILLHRLYHDIKKEMNIYLLSHPILDEKEFINVLYRKIFNRPINEKVDFNIFIDLVNRNLNENSATILLDEAQLYSKTQMEKIRLLADSRKIKFIMTLHKTEEEDLIAKGHFQTRIWESIKLTNPTEKELEIYIRKKLLQNNMFNIANMFSKKHIKIIHGYTKGNFRETNKFLYTMFDIYEYYEKNRPSKIDYKKISYKFLEMTAIKLGYLNA; this is translated from the coding sequence ATGAACAGTAGTATAGAAATAGAATTTTCAAAGGCAAAAGATGTATTTGTCGATCATATAGACAGTAAAAATTTTATAAATCTTGATCAGTCGGTCTATTTCCTGGAAAAGCTAAAAAGTACTATTAAAAAGCCTCTGAAAATGATACTTCTCTACGGTCCTCCAGGGACCGGAAAGAGTATACTTCTGCACCGTCTTTACCATGATATCAAAAAAGAGATGAACATATATCTGCTTTCTCATCCAATACTTGACGAAAAAGAGTTTATTAACGTTCTTTATAGAAAAATTTTCAACAGACCTATAAACGAAAAAGTGGATTTCAATATATTTATTGATCTGGTAAACAGAAATCTAAATGAAAATAGTGCAACCATACTGCTCGATGAAGCACAGCTTTATAGTAAAACACAAATGGAAAAAATACGTTTGCTTGCAGATTCCAGAAAAATAAAATTTATAATGACTCTTCATAAAACTGAAGAAGAGGATTTGATAGCTAAAGGCCATTTTCAGACCAGAATATGGGAGAGTATCAAACTTACAAATCCTACCGAAAAAGAGCTAGAAATATATATAAGAAAAAAACTGCTTCAAAACAATATGTTCAATATTGCCAATATGTTTAGCAAAAAACATATCAAAATTATTCACGGATACACAAAAGGAAATTTCAGGGAAACAAATAAGTTTCTATATACCATGTTTGATATATATGAATATTATGAAAAAAACCGTCCCTCTAAAATAGATTATAAAAAAATAAGTTATAAGTTTTTGGAAATGACAGCAATAAAGTTAGGATACCTGAATGCATGA
- the mshL gene encoding pilus (MSHA type) biogenesis protein MshL — MRFKKTAFAFLIAFSVLSFKLFADCSYQVFNISTAPGTKISEFINQISDECSFSVIVKDEEAEKIMKKRLNKLNLKNATLNEVFDVILTENDLSYEIKNNILKISYLVTKTYKINYVTTKRIGESTTDASVDVGAQTKSGGGGRKQTRDVNKIEAKDEFDFWKNTKEEIYNILNRPEDKYKAPEPIVNPEAGLVTVTATMKQLKRVEKYIELIEKRLHKEVLIDVSILAVSLDESYTKGIDWSKFELSLNPNDSLISYRRQGSGNSFTGLDYTNSANVVIDTAFTMSGLIDFLERNGDVHTLSNPKILTLNNQPALITVGETLNYNVPTTITITQTGNLGTQSYTPSSIFVGILLNITPQITDEGEVILRINPSISELKDPEAAAQIGDKGFREIAPDTKEKKISSVVKVRDGATIIMGGLISDNRSLSINGVPVLKDLPILGKAFKSENKVRQKVELVFVIRPKIITNGSKKINLKELGYSKLTYEQ; from the coding sequence ATGAGATTTAAAAAAACAGCTTTTGCTTTTTTGATAGCATTTTCGGTATTATCGTTTAAACTATTTGCTGATTGCAGCTATCAGGTATTCAATATTTCTACAGCACCTGGCACTAAAATATCAGAATTTATCAATCAGATAAGTGATGAGTGCTCTTTCAGTGTTATTGTAAAAGATGAAGAAGCAGAAAAAATAATGAAAAAAAGACTTAATAAACTCAATCTGAAAAATGCTACTCTAAATGAAGTTTTTGATGTAATTTTAACCGAAAACGATCTCTCATACGAAATCAAAAACAATATCCTGAAAATCTCTTACCTGGTAACCAAAACATACAAAATCAACTATGTTACTACAAAAAGAATAGGAGAATCCACAACGGATGCTTCCGTTGATGTAGGCGCCCAGACAAAATCCGGAGGAGGCGGAAGAAAACAGACAAGAGATGTAAATAAAATAGAAGCAAAAGATGAGTTTGACTTCTGGAAAAATACAAAAGAAGAGATTTACAATATTTTAAACAGACCTGAAGACAAGTACAAAGCACCTGAACCGATAGTAAATCCTGAAGCTGGCCTCGTTACAGTTACCGCTACAATGAAACAGCTAAAAAGAGTCGAAAAATATATAGAGCTTATAGAAAAGAGACTTCATAAAGAAGTTTTGATAGATGTCTCTATTTTAGCGGTATCTCTTGATGAATCTTATACAAAAGGAATTGACTGGTCCAAGTTTGAGTTATCTCTGAATCCAAACGATTCACTTATAAGTTACAGAAGACAAGGTAGCGGAAACAGTTTTACAGGGCTTGACTATACAAACAGCGCAAATGTTGTTATCGATACCGCATTTACTATGAGCGGTCTTATAGACTTTTTGGAGAGAAACGGCGATGTACATACACTTTCTAACCCTAAAATTCTGACTCTCAACAATCAGCCGGCACTTATAACGGTTGGAGAAACACTAAACTATAACGTACCTACTACTATCACGATAACACAGACCGGAAACCTTGGTACCCAATCATACACCCCTTCTTCCATATTTGTGGGAATACTTCTTAATATTACACCACAAATAACTGACGAAGGCGAGGTAATACTCAGAATAAATCCTTCCATATCCGAACTAAAAGATCCGGAAGCTGCTGCCCAAATCGGCGATAAAGGATTTAGAGAAATAGCACCTGACACTAAAGAGAAAAAGATATCATCAGTTGTAAAAGTTAGAGACGGTGCAACGATCATAATGGGTGGTCTGATTTCTGACAACAGAAGTTTGAGCATCAACGGAGTGCCTGTTTTAAAAGATCTTCCTATACTTGGAAAAGCATTTAAAAGCGAAAACAAAGTCAGACAAAAAGTCGAACTTGTTTTTGTTATCAGACCAAAAATTATTACGAACGGCTCAAAAAAGATAAATCTTAAAGAACTGGGTTATTCGAAACTGACATATGAACAGTAG
- the pilO gene encoding type 4a pilus biogenesis protein PilO: MRNLTLLEKIDNYLSSKKPGEQRIIYLSIFLIFFVLSYQYLFPYTEKMVKKSEQERKNWINKINADKSFIDSITVDGDKQFFIKKYQKEIAELKEKFAETKHKNEYLDFQIHTLKDLLYNEKNWAKFLDSIAGKAKKHNIDISFIKNEFVKNGSNFGHVLEVEIGCSGDYRNMMKFINSIEQSKLVVDIYEMNLISKADIEANLKVSVWGINY, from the coding sequence ATGAGAAATCTGACTCTGCTTGAAAAAATTGACAATTACCTTTCATCTAAAAAGCCTGGCGAACAAAGAATCATTTATCTCTCAATATTTCTGATTTTCTTTGTTCTTTCATATCAGTATCTTTTTCCATACACTGAAAAAATGGTAAAAAAAAGCGAACAGGAAAGAAAAAACTGGATAAATAAAATAAATGCAGATAAAAGCTTTATAGATTCGATAACCGTTGACGGGGATAAACAGTTTTTTATAAAAAAATATCAAAAAGAGATAGCCGAACTGAAAGAAAAATTTGCCGAGACAAAACATAAAAATGAATATCTCGATTTTCAGATACACACACTCAAAGACCTGCTATATAATGAAAAAAACTGGGCAAAATTTCTTGACTCTATTGCAGGCAAAGCAAAAAAACACAATATCGACATCAGTTTTATAAAAAACGAATTTGTAAAAAACGGATCAAATTTCGGGCATGTTCTTGAGGTAGAGATAGGTTGCAGCGGTGACTATAGAAATATGATGAAATTTATCAACTCGATAGAACAGAGCAAACTTGTCGTTGATATATATGAGATGAATCTAATTAGTAAAGCAGATATAGAAGCCAACTTGAAGGTATCGGTATGGGGAATAAACTACTAA
- the era gene encoding GTPase Era, whose translation MSKKVQENRQETKAGFVALIGRPNAGKSSLLNWLLGEKIAMVSHKAQATRKRLNAIVMHKNAQIIFVDTPGIHEKERLLNKFMLEEAIKAIGDCDLILYLHPVTDSLENYEKFLELNKNKRPHIVVLTKIDTVDNAKLLQKIAQFKPFQDRFLELVPVSITKNIGKEELLDTIIKYLPESPYLYDPELLTTEHIRDIYKELIRESIFENLSDEIPYETDVIIEKIEESESLDRVFAMIVVEKPSQKGIIIGKKGSTLKRIGKDARIKMEQFSGKKIFLQLFVVVKKGWTRNKKALEDFGYKF comes from the coding sequence GTGAGCAAAAAAGTGCAGGAAAACAGACAAGAGACAAAAGCCGGATTTGTAGCTCTTATAGGACGTCCAAATGCCGGCAAGAGCTCACTGCTCAACTGGCTTTTGGGCGAAAAGATAGCGATGGTTTCCCATAAAGCTCAGGCTACGAGAAAGAGACTCAATGCCATAGTAATGCATAAAAATGCCCAGATAATTTTTGTAGATACGCCTGGCATTCATGAAAAAGAGCGGCTTCTGAACAAATTTATGCTTGAAGAGGCCATAAAAGCCATAGGAGATTGCGATCTTATTTTGTACCTCCATCCTGTTACGGATTCGCTGGAAAATTACGAAAAATTTCTTGAATTAAACAAAAATAAGAGACCTCATATTGTAGTTCTTACCAAAATCGATACTGTGGACAACGCAAAACTTCTACAAAAAATAGCACAATTCAAACCTTTTCAGGATAGATTTTTGGAGCTTGTTCCTGTCTCCATAACAAAAAATATAGGAAAAGAGGAACTTCTTGATACTATCATCAAATATCTTCCCGAATCTCCCTATCTTTATGATCCGGAACTTCTGACTACTGAACATATAAGAGATATTTACAAAGAGCTTATCAGAGAGTCAATATTTGAAAATCTAAGTGATGAGATACCTTATGAGACAGATGTTATAATCGAAAAAATAGAAGAATCCGAAAGTCTGGACAGAGTTTTTGCAATGATTGTGGTCGAAAAACCGAGTCAAAAAGGGATAATAATAGGCAAAAAAGGATCTACTCTCAAAAGAATCGGAAAAGATGCAAGAATAAAGATGGAACAGTTCTCAGGTAAAAAAATTTTTCTCCAGCTTTTTGTCGTTGTAAAAAAAGGGTGGACAAGAAACAAAAAAGCTCTTGAAGATTTTGGCTACAAATTTTAA
- the hslU gene encoding HslU--HslV peptidase ATPase subunit, translating into MFLTPKQIVSYLDEYIIGQKNAKKTIAIALRNRYRRMQLPKELQDEIMPKNILMIGSTGVGKTEIARRLAKSLDLPFVKVEASKYTEVGFVGRDVESMVRDLVAASITLVKEKHKEKNKELIEEYVTKKILEKLLPPLPKMASETKKEEYKKSFDKMKEKLLKGELDNLKIEIEIPKTGFAIDDSSLPPELARAQESFAKIFTIGLNKEEIKKEVTVKEAKDLLRTEASEKLLDMEQIKAEALQKAQEEGIIFIDEIDKVAVSLKDHGRSDPSKEGVQRDLLPIVEGSTVSTKWGTVKTDHILFIAAGAFHVSKPSDLIPELQGRFPLRVELNSLDEETLYKILTQTKNSLIKQYKALLSVEGVNLEFEESALKAIAKLSFTANEKMEDIGARRLHTVIEKLLEDISFDAEEHKGETITITEDFVHQKLDNLVENEDIARYIL; encoded by the coding sequence ATGTTTTTAACACCCAAACAGATAGTATCTTATCTGGATGAATATATAATAGGACAAAAAAATGCCAAAAAAACGATTGCAATAGCACTTAGAAACAGATATAGGAGAATGCAGCTTCCAAAAGAACTGCAAGATGAAATAATGCCCAAAAATATCCTTATGATAGGAAGTACCGGTGTGGGTAAAACGGAAATAGCAAGACGCCTTGCGAAATCTCTGGATCTGCCCTTTGTGAAAGTTGAAGCAAGCAAATACACAGAAGTGGGTTTCGTTGGACGTGATGTGGAATCTATGGTAAGAGATCTTGTGGCGGCTTCCATAACACTGGTAAAAGAGAAACACAAAGAGAAAAACAAAGAACTTATCGAGGAATATGTAACAAAAAAGATTCTTGAAAAACTTCTTCCTCCGCTTCCGAAAATGGCAAGCGAAACAAAAAAAGAGGAGTATAAAAAAAGTTTTGACAAAATGAAAGAGAAACTTTTAAAAGGCGAACTTGACAATCTCAAAATTGAAATCGAGATACCCAAAACCGGATTTGCCATAGATGACAGTTCGCTGCCTCCGGAACTTGCACGGGCACAGGAGTCTTTCGCAAAAATCTTCACAATCGGACTCAACAAGGAAGAGATAAAAAAAGAGGTAACGGTCAAAGAAGCCAAAGATCTTTTAAGAACGGAAGCCAGTGAAAAACTTCTCGATATGGAACAGATAAAGGCTGAAGCACTGCAAAAAGCACAGGAAGAAGGCATCATTTTTATAGATGAGATAGATAAAGTTGCAGTCAGTTTAAAAGACCACGGCAGAAGCGATCCGAGCAAAGAAGGAGTACAAAGAGACCTGCTTCCTATCGTAGAAGGCAGTACTGTTTCGACAAAATGGGGAACGGTTAAAACCGATCATATACTTTTTATAGCCGCAGGAGCTTTTCATGTAAGCAAACCAAGCGATCTGATACCAGAACTTCAGGGGCGTTTTCCTCTAAGAGTCGAACTCAACTCTTTGGATGAGGAGACTCTTTACAAGATACTTACTCAGACAAAAAATTCTCTTATAAAGCAGTATAAAGCACTTTTGAGTGTGGAAGGTGTAAATCTGGAATTTGAAGAAAGCGCATTGAAAGCGATTGCAAAACTCTCTTTTACGGCAAATGAGAAGATGGAAGATATTGGTGCGAGAAGACTTCATACCGTTATAGAAAAACTTTTGGAAGATATCAGTTTCGATGCGGAAGAGCATAAAGGCGAAACTATCACTATAACTGAAGATTTTGTTCACCAAAAACTTGATAATCTTGTAGAAAACGAAGATATCGCAAGATATATTCTGTGA
- the hslV gene encoding ATP-dependent protease subunit HslV, with protein MFEATTILAYRTDRLAVIGGDGQVTFGHTVLKNNATKIRTLYNSKVLAGFAGSTADAFNLFDMFENILENRKGDLLKSVIDFSKEWRKDKYLRRLEAMMIVLNTKHIFILSGTGDVVEPEDGKIAAIGSGGNYAISAARALDSHADLKPEKLVEESLKIAGDLCIYTNKNIKILTLEE; from the coding sequence ATGTTCGAAGCGACAACTATACTTGCATACAGAACTGACAGGCTTGCAGTCATTGGAGGCGATGGACAGGTAACATTTGGCCACACGGTCTTGAAAAATAATGCAACAAAAATCAGAACTCTCTACAACTCCAAAGTACTCGCAGGTTTTGCAGGAAGTACCGCTGATGCGTTCAACCTTTTTGATATGTTTGAAAATATTTTGGAAAACAGAAAAGGCGATCTTTTAAAATCTGTTATCGATTTTTCAAAAGAGTGGAGAAAAGATAAATATCTCAGACGTCTTGAGGCTATGATGATCGTTTTAAATACTAAACATATTTTTATCTTAAGCGGTACAGGAGACGTGGTGGAGCCCGAAGATGGAAAAATTGCCGCAATCGGAAGCGGCGGAAACTATGCTATATCTGCAGCTAGAGCACTGGACTCCCATGCTGATCTCAAGCCCGAAAAGCTTGTAGAAGAGAGTCTCAAAATTGCCGGAGATCTTTGCATATACACAAATAAAAATATCAAAATTCTGACTCTGGAGGAGTAA
- the rplI gene encoding 50S ribosomal protein L9 has protein sequence MKVLLIKDVKGLGKAGEIKEVKDGYGRNFLIARGFAKHATDAVIRQWQAEQKRRAEKEAAEIENLKKLKEKIESIKLVIKHKLGANGALFGSITNKEISEALKKEYGIEIDKKHIDVHPPIKQTGDHEIDIKLGHGIHAKLELVVEGE, from the coding sequence ATGAAAGTTTTATTGATAAAAGATGTAAAAGGACTTGGAAAAGCAGGAGAGATAAAAGAGGTAAAAGACGGTTACGGAAGAAACTTTCTTATTGCCAGAGGCTTTGCAAAACATGCCACAGACGCGGTTATCAGACAGTGGCAGGCCGAACAGAAAAGAAGAGCTGAAAAAGAGGCGGCAGAGATAGAAAATCTAAAAAAACTGAAAGAAAAGATTGAGAGTATTAAACTTGTTATCAAGCACAAACTGGGTGCCAACGGAGCACTTTTCGGTTCTATTACCAACAAAGAGATATCTGAAGCTCTGAAAAAAGAGTACGGTATAGAAATTGATAAAAAACATATCGATGTTCATCCTCCTATAAAACAGACCGGGGATCACGAGATAGATATAAAACTTGGCCACGGTATACATGCAAAGCTGGAACTTGTCGTAGAGGGCGAATAG